Part of the Anguilla rostrata isolate EN2019 chromosome 10, ASM1855537v3, whole genome shotgun sequence genome, CCAACTCTGCAGCTTGCATTGGGCCCactttgttttgtctgaaagaaaaaaaggacccGTCCTGTTTATTTACAGTCAATCATTACTAATCATTACACTGTTTGGTATTCTAGCTACTAACTTCTTTTTATGCGAAAGGGGGTAAAGGAATATGACCTTTGGAATATGGCCATGCACTCTCAACCAGTCCCATTCTAGCAGGACCTGATAATGGCAAAATGGAGTGAGTAAAGAAACCTCTCAGTGAGAAAGAAATACTCTCAGTCTggccatttattaattttacagtTAGACTGATTAAATTCTAATCATTCTAGAATTTAATGCTTAGAGCATTCTGGGGCAAAATGGCCTGGATATGTACAATGCCCTGactactatttatttatttatttttatttttagtacagtataatgaaaaaataagtgAGCAGAATGATCTGAACCAGAGCCACCACCTCCCTCGCCTCCTCCTTGGAGCATTACAAGATTACAACGATGTGAGGCTCTTCGGGGACTGATATGGAAACCATGGAGATGTGGGTTTTTCTATAATCTCTTAGATAAAGTCAATTTTGGGAAACCACAGTCTGAATTTCCCGTAAAAATCACATTCAGTTAGTGACAAAGGTCACTTTACACAGAAGCAGATTACGCTACTGTCACAACATTGACTCTTTTGGCATTGGGAaatcattaatcattaatcattttggcattttgggaaatgtaCTGTTCATGTTCTTTTGTTCATTCAATGTGAAATATAGCTAGGTGAAATTAGACTGTTCTGAGGTTATTCTTTGTTCTGTACTGCTGGGTCTGAACTGAAAACAGGGCTGTAAATCAGACCTGggacaaatacgtatttgtttcggattcaaattgtcatggttctgtgttcctgtctgtgtttcccttgttgggccgccagatggcggcacttctgttttgtgcccTGCTTGTACCCTgtgtaattgtatgattgtcttcaattgttcaattattggttcctggttgtctcgttttcccttccctctctgtggcctgattgttcatggtgccctcctgtgtctcgtcagtgtctgtctatttaagttcccgtctcctggactcaggtgctggatccttggttgttTGGTCGTGTTTCTGGTCGTGTTTCTGGTCGTGTTTAAGTAGCTCCCtgcatgttctgttttccacgcgcttttggatttttggattttctttggtTCCCGTGTCTTTGAAGTTCCCTGGTGttttgaagagttgccctgcgaggctttttgttccctttttgtcctgtgttaagtaaagtcttttgttcatCCCATTctggagttttgagttttttcccctccccctctgcgtttgggtcctaaccccccacgcacGCACCCTGACACacatacttttctgtgctttattgaTTTTGCCAGGTGTAATTGAggctgccaatatgaccagaaggtgaggtttgcactttttgagagtatttcattggttccaatacgccagacaagatcagtaaagagTAGTAATGTATGTGAATTTGACCCAGATCTGCTGTAAGTTGCTGTCAATATGGTATTAGAAATATGATTAGCTTGCTCAGCTGAGCTGAAGACCTCAGTCATCAGCTGCAGTGGGCAATCATGTGCTTTCTGTGTAAGCTAAATGCAAGTAAAGTAAATAGAATTGTGGTTGATTTGCTCACATTGTCTTTAACGACACTACATTGTTGACATTCCCTTAGGACCCTACATTTTGATCAAATGCACCTCAAACATATACACTActggtcaaaagttttagaacacctccatttttccagttttattgaaatttaagcagttaaagtccagtgaatgacctgaaatggtacaaaggtaGGTGGTAAACTGccacaggtttaaaaaaaaaaaggtttaggttatcagaaactgaaaaataatgtaaacatcagagttataaaaaaggcctttttcagggaacaaTAATGGGTTAACAACatacagcttttctgcagcaataGAAGTAAATTAAGCCTTGAAAGTTGATGCAAACAATTCCTACAGGTATCCCAACTTTTGTTGATTACTTACAAACCCTCTGGCTGTATAAAACCAGTGTTGGAACAGACTGTATTACTACACTCTCCATAGCATTATTTGGATAATATTGCACTGCACGAAGTAgtatattgctatcataatgGCGAGAAAAAGGCAATTgacaaagaaagacagacagaccattatAACCCTTAAAAATGTAGGTCATTCCTTAAGAGAAATTGCAAAGCAAGCCACGGTGTCAGTGAGTACGGGTTCCTACACCATCAAAAGGCACTTGGAAACGGTGGTCGAAGTAAGCAAGACTCAGTTTCAGCTGTGAAAAGAAGACTTcaagctgcaggtttgacaggtCGAGTGGCAGTACGaaagccattgctaaaatggctaaataagaaaaagaggcttgcctgGGCCATGAAGCACCGGCAGTGGACTACTGAAGACCGGAAGTAGTCCTTATGGACCGAtaaatcaaaatttgaaatcttCGTTTCATCATCACGCAGGGTTCTTGTATGCCGTCAGGTAGGTGAAAGGACGGTTCCTCAAtgtgtgacaccaactgtcaaacatggaggatGAAGCGTGATGGTCTGGGGCACTTTTGCTGGATCCAGAGTTGGTGACTTGCACAGAGTGACTGGCACCCTGAACCAAATGGGCTACCATAGCATTTGTTTTGCAGTGCCATGCAATACCCTCTAGTCAATGCCTAGTTGGTCTggggttcatcctacagcaagataatgacccagaacatacctccaggctatgtcagaactaCCTTAAAAGAAAAGACCAAGACGGTAGGCTTCAAATAATGGAATAGCCAGCATAGTCTCTGGACTTAAACCCCATCAAGCTGGTTTGGAttgaactggacagaagggtgaaagcaaagcaacctacaagtgcaacacatttgtgggaacttctgcaacagtgttgggaagatctttctgaacaatatttgatttccattgcagAATGAATGCCACGAGTGTGTTCAGAAGTTATATCTGCAAAGGTGGCTACTTTGATGAGtaaaaaaatttcaataaatTGTGTTGAAcagaattgtttatttgttctatgctttaatttcagagtacattgagacaactgtgtaaatttcaataaaaactggaaaaatggatTTGTTCTAAAATGTTTGACTGGTAGTGTATATATGTTTGAAGCGCATTTTATCAGACTGCCAAAAGGTTATACTCTACTATATGAAGGGATTACCGCTCTGCATATTTCATGCAACTTTTGAAATCTTGGGGTATACACGCAAAGTGTTATATCAAAGTGTCACATACACTGTATTACAGGCTATGCAGCAGGAACCAGGAAAGGAAAGCAAGCACCTTCTCAGAATAGAGACAGAGGTAGTGCTTACTGACAGAGAATGGTATTTGTGATGTAACCATTGTTGACATTCCCTTAGGACCCTTAAAAAATTGTGGAACAAGGCAGGGGTATCCCTTGTCCTCCCTATTGTTGCATGCAATCAGATCCCTTGCAATCCCTCTATGTCGCTATCAAAAATGTTGCAATAATATACATACATTGCACATTCTCACTTCATTCAAATTGTCTTATTTTGTAAAGGGGTTCTAGCACATAATACCaattgtgttcagtattcagagtgctgaacattttaacaaaggCATTGGACCACTGGAACAACTGAAttgacaaaattaattaatttaattaatatttactttCCCATCAACTAATAAAACAGAAGATTCTGTGGGAGCAGGACCTCAGCACACAACTATACAGATACTGGGATACAATTCTTGTAgatatggactgcatttatatagcgcttttatccaaagcactttacaattgatgcctcacattcaccagagcaattaggggttaggtgtcttgctcagggacacttcgacatgcccagggtggggatcgaaccggcaaccctctgactgccagacaaccgctcttacctcctgagctatgtcgcccccttcACGACATTCATTGTATCATTCTCGAGAATGTACATTCTTCATTTCTGCAATAAGCATGGGCTGTATACAATAAGAGATTTTCCACTCTACAGTCTGTACATTACCAGGGAATAATTTTCTACATTACAACCAATATTAAATGCCAGGAATATGGTATATATGTTTTGACCATGCCAAACAAATGCTATTTGGGGCAACATTAGACCTTCAGTAATATTACAATATGGGTGTAAACCCAATCTGTATTATTTTCTGCTTCGGAATGGACATGAGGTTTCCGTTTGGTGGATGGAAATCCTCATTGtgcatttgtcattttattaagAAGAAATGGCTGCCTTTCTAAAAACTTATTTTGACAATTGTTGAATGTATTTTCAGTTGGGAAGAGGGTTTTATTCACTTGCTGGGGATGTGGTGTGAATATCATTAGGAAAGTGACAGCTAGCTAAATGAGAACCTAACAAAAATGGGCTTACAATGTGGGTAGCTACTGTTGTAGCATTATtactgcagtaacatttccagTTGTGTTAGGGTAGGTTCGTGGTCATTTGCGATGCAATGGGTATGAATGTCTGTAGGAATTaatgtatatactgtagattACAAATGGCACTATTTCCTGCAATATCTGCAGTGTGCTAGAGTTCATTTAGCATGTTTTGTACAacttgtctttattttttccacacatgCAATTTTGAAGCTTAAAGGCTCCATTCCTCATAAATGTAGTTTAACAGGGCAATAGGGCACGTAGGTGAAGAGATAAATCAacaagtatatatttttaaagtatgtttTCCCATGAAGTCAATGAGAAGTTTCTTACGTATAGTTGTTAAATTGGCCAGAACTACACATAATGCGGTGTTCATCCCTAGAAACAAATTACATGGCAGTTGGCTAGTATCATCTGCAAAAGCATTTGTTCCACATTAGGATCTGCAATGATGTATTTAAAGTCATTTTTCCCATGAATAGCTCTATTTTTTGTAACTGGGCAAAGAACTGATCATCTCTAAAGGCCTTAATTGGAAGAAAGATTCATTCTGATATCTTGAATCGAGAAGACATAACAACTGTGCCAAGAGGTTTAATGAATAAGTTAACAAGCTGCTTTTTGAGGCCCAGTTGTTCCTCTGTATGAAAGGATCTATGCAACaagtatgcatattttaaaagacaGCAGATGCATTTCGAAGTTTAACAAGCTCTGACGTATACACTCTCAGTCAGAATGAGAATTCTTCACTATATAACCAAACCAACATTCTTGAAAAATGGGTAGGCTACTTCACAGACTGATCTGGCGAGCATATTTCaccaagaataaaaaaacaatgtaagtAACAAAATGCTTTAATATCACTCTTAATGCTGGTTTGTAATTAAATACACAATTGAAAATGATtcatccatatatatatatatatatatatataaatatataaactgtatttgtgtgtgtatgtgtgtctgcttaaAGTTcgtagagagagagtgagaacgagagagaaataaagtgagagagagagcgagagagcctAATGTAGATACAGGAAACCACTGTTTGAGAATACTTTTTCAGAAGTGCTGAACAATTTCTTAATCTTGCCCGCACAGATGAAATCTTCATTTCCTCTGTGTATTTTTCTCCTCCTGGATGTGGGCAGCTTGGTAGAAACTGCCCTCTTGGAGCGAACggaactgaaacacactgcGCAAGACATCCCACACACCCAGGAGTCACGACCCACAGTTTGGTTGAATCCTCTGGGAGTTTTTCTCAAGAAGAAATTGGATTACACAAAATCTATAATGGTTGCACTCCAAGACAGCTGTAAAGACAGTGCTAGACATGCGTTTTGTACGGCTGAGGGAAACTACAAGTTCTTGAAGTCAGTCAGTGATTTTGCTGGCAAGTCACCAACCGCCATTCACACTGACAAAAGGTCCGGCAATTTGGAGAATCTGGCAGAAGAACTCAGCGACTACAGGCGTAAAGGGGGATTCAGCTTCAGATTTGGTAAAAAATCAAATGCCCCATGAAGCTTAAAAAGTCTGATAAACCAGGGATTGCACTCCTTGTTCTTGAGAGAATATTGAAACATTCTGCACTTTGTTGCCTTAAATCTGTAGAATTTGGGGGTAAGgagatttattattaaataaatgttcacaCAAAGCCAATAAAAAGCGCATCCTTTTGTGTCTGCTACAGCTGTACTCTACAGTTAATAGGTTCCAGAGCTACCTTGCATGATTTCTGGGAAGAGCTTACTAGGTAGTATGGTCTGGGCCGCAGAGACTCCAGTTGTCCACAAATATATGCATAATGAACACTGTCTACTAAACACTAGCTACTGTGTTGACAATCCACCACACCACATTCAGTAATATGAAATGTTGCTGCATTGGCCACATTGATGTATCCCAGTTGAACTTGTTTAGTGGATGTTTATGTCTACAAATACAAACTGCAGACACATAAGCCTGTTTGTCATGGCTTTGCACTAATATTTGCAGAGAACATGCCATTAAGGACTCCcttttgtgttttaataaatgaatcaggtgtcatggttttttttttttgtaaaaaagaaGTGTAAATACTGTGCAAGTGGAAACTGTTACTAATAACAATTTTATTGTATGACAGTCTGTGAATGACTAGACAAAGTATCTAAAAAACAACAGTGCTTTAAAATTTACATAGAtaagtgaatttaaaaaatccaacaaccaaatcaaaaaaaacaaaacaaacacgtacCGATTTGGTTCAAGTAACATAAAAGCTTTGTATTTGCATCAAATAAGAATTGCACCTTAAGGGACATACTTCCGTGAAATAACTGCATATCTAAAAAGTATAGTATCTACATTTGAGAGGAAGAACCAAACCCAAAGCAAACTAGACTAGAAGTGGCCACCATATACAGCAAAAATCACAGCAATCACAAGGCAATGCTCTTGTAAAgccgaaaaaagaaaaaagcaaaacacaaaaaagtggcATTTCAGGTAATCttgtaaataatgtatttcataCTTTTCCTTATATAGTTCATACTATGTTCTGCTTTTCCAGTCCAGAATTCAGCTGGCAAGGTTATCCAATACTCACGATTTTGAAACCACATTatgaacaggaaaaataaaaaatatgtgtatatatttctgtCCAAACATCATGGTTTGAGAATAATGCAGTCTCCCGGTTCTTCTCCAATCTCCCTGCTGAAAGTGGTGGTCCTAATTTAATTACGCAAAGATAACACGTGATTTACTAAAAGCTACTTAAATAGTCCTTTGACGAGTAGTCCTGTAGTCCTACACAGTTTTGTGACTGGATAGTCAGTCTTCATCGTTCAGATTACAGgcttcattttcacagtgttaATGGCTTCTGAGGCAATCATGCATACATGTAGCTCAttcaaccctttttttttttggataattgCATATTCTATCACTGTATAGTGTGTTGGTGTTCTCATCTTAATTGCACTGCCTCACAACATCACAACAGTCCTGGGCATATTTGATAAAGGGAAGTCAATGGTAGCTCTGCcaccattagcattagcaccaTTGTAGtaacactaaaataaaatgaaatcttcTTTAAGTCACGGTTTCACAGTTACATCCAAACCCATCTGTAACCTTTTGAATTATCCTattcagagacagacagaaaggctgTGATAGCCATAACTTTCCTCCCCAGTAAATATGCAAAATGTTTCTAAACGAGAGAGCCCTTGTAAAGATAACAGCCATCCTGTAATGTACCTGCAGCAGAAAAACGAACTATGATGAGTTAAACAGAGGATCATTAATATGCTAGCTGCTGGTGAGAATTCGGGTTGAGTCAATATCCAGTAATACCATGTAATGGGGTATGTAAGACTAAAAATACTCATTTCATTACCCTTCAAACCATTTGAGCACCATTTTTTAGAGCGTATGCATTAATACACATTCcttaaacatctttttttttggtttgccaCTGAGGGGGAGAGAATGTAAAACAGACAACATATTTGTGGGCGGATCTCCCCATTAAGCTATCGGGTAGAAATAAATAAGCTTATCAATGGCCACAATTTATCTAAAACCCAATGTTGATTGCCTGACGGACAAAATCACTGCAGTTCAAGTAGCTAGTGCTTGCCATACTGTGCAACATGAACTTTCATAAAGGTCACCCCACTGTAGTGTCAAACTGTTTATTTAGCACCACTCCAAGAGCAAACCTTCTTTTGAGATGTTTACAATAACATAGACTCTGAAATCAATGAATTATGAACCCTTTATAGAACTACATGCATCTTCATATGCCAGCAATTTTCATTTGCTATATTATTGGGTGAGAAAACATGCATCATTAGTTTGTTGAATATTGCTACAGTTTTGTTACAGCTATTCATGCAACCTTCCTGTTTTAGATTGTACTGTGACTGGTTTGACCAGTGGGTAAAACTGGAACAGGGATAGGAAAGCTTTCAATATATGCTATTGCTTTGAGCTGTGGCGTAGCCAGGTAATCATTTTGGAGAGGGGattcaaaattctaaactgAATGGAGAGACAACTAGTGGGGGGACTGATGCTCTTCCATGTGCGTTTGTATTTCcggagggtgaggggggaggcCAGTTTGGAATCTTGGTGTGCCCTAGAACATTATCCTGTGAGCTTTTCTGCTTTTGACAGTGACAAGATAGCCTATGGGACCCTTAAAGTAAACATGGCCTAATTCTATTCTGTGAAATTGTAGAAATGTTAAATTGATTGAGAAATGACTCAACATGTGCCATTCTAATCAGTGCCACCAAGTGGTAAAATAAAGAGGGGATGTTCATACCTAGCCCAGCCACcgatatataattaattaattaattgatattTTGAAAATGGTATTCTGTGTacccaaatatttttttaatgaaagtacatataaatataaatctggaTACTGCTGAACCTTAGTAACAATACtgattgaattatttttgttaaaaggaaattaaacattGCACCATGGGCTATGAGTCCCTGTCCTTGTCAGTTTGAGAATAGTTTTCTGTGTCTCAGTTAGATTATTCTCAATCAAAACATTGCTAGGACTGGCAACATGCTTTTCTCATGACTCCACacctcatcatcatcaaaaaaaaaaaaaaaatacaaattaccataTTGAGACCTGTAGCATCATAATGTAAGGGCCAACTGGTATTCACCGAACAAGAACAGTCAGTATATGAGGTTTGCATTATTGGCACAGTGATTTCTCTAAAGCTTAATTAAGCTACTTTGTTTTGAATACcagttaaaaaaacattgatacAAATTTTatcaaataacattaaaaacacaaaacaaaatggaccTATACTGAAAAACACAATTCAAGTGATGCAGAATTGGGCCCTTGCTTCCTACCCACCACCCCATACAGGCTAGTAGAGTTGCATTTGTATTAGGAATGtgaagttacaaaaaaaaaggaaaaaatgaacatactgtacaataaaaaatTCTTTGGATATTGTGCCCAGTACTTCTGCCGAGAAGAGGTCTGGCAGTTCACTGAAAGGCACTTTTCTCAATGTACGTCTCCTCCATTCCCAAGGTCTGGCAGAGATTCCTCCCTTTAGTGGCATCCCTCCCACCATGTAAGGAACAGGCCTTGTAGGTTCCTGTGCTACCTCTGCACAATATCGCTGATCTCTTTGGCAGAAGAAAGCAACTTGGTGAAGTCCTGCTGTGCAGCGCTGCCCCCGCTGGCCGTGGGGCAGGTCTGCAGCTCACGCAAGCTGCTGTCCAGCTTGCTGATGACCTCCCGAAAAGCAAACTTGTTTCTCATCTGCCGAATGGACTCCACATAGCCTGCGCAAAACTTGGACAGGTCCTTGCCTGCCTCCAGCACTGCGGCGTAGCTGCCAGTCTGGCCAGAGTTCCTGTCGACTGCAGCTCGAAGTTGCTTGGTACCCTCCAACACCATTTCCCGTGTGACAGCGGAGCTGCTGTGCCTCTCTGGGAGCTGCCAGGTCTTCCTTAGGGAGCTACGGGTGGTCATTAGGGGTGCAAAGGCTGGGGTGGCGGGCTGATCACCACTTGGGGGGCCAGACTGAGAACCTGTCTGGGACTGCAAAAAAGTCTGGCAAGCTGGTGAGCTCTTCGACACCTGTGGCTTGGTTGAGTTCATGACATTCAGTCTCTTAGGCCCCTCCGAATGTTGAGGGGTCTTTGCCCGTTCTGTCGAGGCCCCACTGGCCCGGTGAAGGTCAGAGGACATGGGGAGGGTTTTGGACTTAGTGTCAAGTGGAAGGTCATGGCTGGGGTTTCGGAAAGTCTTTCCAGATTTGGCTGTGGACGATGGCGGCAGAGCCGACTTCTGGCCCTGGGCCTTCCCCTTGTCCCTGGGCACCAGGTGCTCGAGGGCATGCTTGGACCGACGGGTGCGGCTGTCCTCTTTGGCTGCCACCAGCCCCAGGACCATGCTCGATTTGAGTGGCTCAGCCTGTGGATGATGACCTGGTTTGGGGGTTAGGTGTGAGGAGCTGGGGCTGGACTCATCCGCCCCGTCCTCCGTTTTTTTGGGTGGCCGAATTGGCAGGGCGATGGTGCCCGAGCTAGGACACTCCGACCGCAGCTCGATGGTCCTCTTGCGAGGAAATGTGGGCTTGTCACGCCTGCCCCCAGAGATTCCAGGGTCTAAGTGGCACAAGACCGGGTCACGTGGCAACGTCATCGACTTCCAGTCAGTACGCTGGGACCCGGTGGTCACAACGGTGGTGGAAGATGAGGGGAGGATGCGTTTGGAGTTGTCCTCCTCTCCCAATGAGGTGGGGGCCACTCCAATGCCGGATGCCGCAGGGGCAGCCTTTTTTCTGCCATGTGAATTGAGCCCCCCCGGCGGTCCAGGGCAGGTGGGTGTTCCATTGACACCTGCAGTGTTGTTATTGGTGCCTGGTAACTTGACAGGCTCTGAGCCGAGGTCATCCTTAGGATCCCCCGATCCACAGCCCTCCACTGGTCCCTTGCGGTCCCCGCGTGTGTCTGCCTCCCGGACAGAGCTGCTGCGtttgggtggggctggggcaggcttctttttcttcttgatgAGGTTGAAGAGGCCGGTCCTGGAGCGGTCCCGGTCCCGGAGCAGTGGACGGCCATCCTCGTTCAGGCTGCTGTCTGGGAATGGCCTCTCTCTCCTAAGCATCGAGGGGGATGTGGCCCCCTCAAGCTCCCCCGCATCTGAGAACCATGCAAAGCAGACGCCACCCTGTGAGCATCCTATCATCCTACCACAGTGCTCAACCTCATCTTGTGTGCACTCAACCAAAAGTACTACAGAAAGGTTGCATAAATTACAGTAGTCATACTTCACACTGGTGTAATCTTACATTCATTGGTCTTAATGAAAgctacattaaattacatttatttgacagatgcttttatacagtgacgtacaataagtgcataccaaaagtcactggaacaactacaaaacacaggtttgttaaggtacaatactcattatgtaccagttattcatagccatgaacacaataaatccagttcacacagtaagtaTTAGGCTACAGTAGGTCAGAAGGTTATGGTAAGttaaactaggaggcatgacaatgaacatcaagataacaaagtgcaatataagttctggatggaggtacaagCGTGAAattgctacaggaacaaattagaaGGCAAATGAtaagagtgatcctagattgggagtgccctgcagagtagtgagtGTTAGCCCAGGTACAcactgaagagatgtgtcttcagaccatggcggaagatgggcaatgactgaaTGTTtcatagaggaacagggagtttgttccactactagggagctagggtggagaaatGATAATCTAATACCTTACAAACTATCAAGAGCTCGTAGATTATAGCTCTTGATATTATGTCAGGTGTTGGATTATCCTAACACTATGGACTAACACTAGGGTTtagggtttgtttgttttgctagaAATCCAGTCCTGTGCAATGTAATTTGTCCAACTGTATTTACTCACACAACACCTTTTCAAGCCTTTGTACTCACTGGAACACATAAGGGGTCTGTGATAGGAACTGTGAATCACTGGGAACCCTGGCTGGAAAGCAACGCTGTGAGGAGGAACGTCACTGTGATGTAATGCGCGGCTCACCTGGACTGTCCCCTTCCCTGCTGTCCCCATTCCTGCGCAGTGTCCTGGTTTTGGTGGGCAGCTGAGGGGCCTGCAGTATGGAGGTCAAATCCAGCTCAatgcccctcctccccagctCCTTCTCCACTTCTGcagggtaataataataataacaattataatgataacaataataaggCAATTATTGCAATACAAACATTTGTAATCACTTATTTAGTTATTATTCAGAATGACTTACAGGTCCAGCTGGGTAAGTTGCACAAGGTTGAGCAGTGGCAAATAAGGGTATGTGGGAGAAAATGGGGGGAGGATATGACAGATAGAGATGAGTAatggaagaaagagaaagagagagagagaactcacCATCAGAGATGCTGGATTCTTGGAACATGGTTTCAAATTCCTGGTGGATTTCAGCGAAGGACGGTCGCTCTGCAGGAGTCCATTTCCAGCCTGTGTTAAGGAAAAAGTCTCCTTTATCAAGTGCAAAACAGCCCGAGACCACAGTTCAGAGGCAGCTCACTAAGCTTAACATTCACATACAACAGACCCCTTTTCTGCAGCACagcaagacaaaacaaatgcagtcaaaaaatgagaaaacaatatttatcaatatgaaactgaagaggaagaggaaacaacaaaacaggATTTCTCAGCTGAGGATTCATGGTGTAAGCTCATGAttcaatatgtaaaatataagctatttcacattacattacattacaggcatttggcagacgct contains:
- the LOC135265178 gene encoding tyrosine-protein kinase ABL1-like, whose translation is MKMLEICLKLVGCKSKKGLSSSSSCYLEEVFQRPGFEARSLTEAARWNSKENLLTGPGENDPNVFVALYDFVASGDNTLSITKGEKLRVLGYNHNGEWCEARTRNGQGWVPSNYITPVNSLEKHSWYHGPVSRNAAEYLLSSGINGSFLVRESESSPGQRSISLRYEGRVYHYRINTASDGKLYVSSDSRFNTLAELVHHHSTVSDGLITTLHYPAPKRNKPTIYGVSPSYDKWEMERTDITMKHKLGGGQYGEVYEGTWKKYNLTVAVKTLKEDTMELEEFLKEAAVMKEIKHPNLVQLLGVCTREPPFYIITEFMTHGNLLDYLRDCNREEVNAVVLLYMATQISSAMEYLERKNFIHRDLAARNCLVGENHLVKVADFGLSRLMTGDTYTAHAGAKFPIKWTAPESLAYNKFSIKSDVWAFGVLLWEIATYGMSPYPGIDLSQVYDLLEKEYRMDRPEGCPEEVYELMRDCWKWTPAERPSFAEIHQEFETMFQESSISDEVEKELGRRGIELDLTSILQAPQLPTKTRTLRRNGDSREGDSPDAGELEGATSPSMLRRERPFPDSSLNEDGRPLLRDRDRSRTGLFNLIKKKKKPAPAPPKRSSSVREADTRGDRKGPVEGCGSGDPKDDLGSEPVKLPGTNNNTAGVNGTPTCPGPPGGLNSHGRKKAAPAASGIGVAPTSLGEEDNSKRILPSSSTTVVTTGSQRTDWKSMTLPRDPVLCHLDPGISGGRRDKPTFPRKRTIELRSECPSSGTIALPIRPPKKTEDGADESSPSSSHLTPKPGHHPQAEPLKSSMVLGLVAAKEDSRTRRSKHALEHLVPRDKGKAQGQKSALPPSSTAKSGKTFRNPSHDLPLDTKSKTLPMSSDLHRASGASTERAKTPQHSEGPKRLNVMNSTKPQVSKSSPACQTFLQSQTGSQSGPPSGDQPATPAFAPLMTTRSSLRKTWQLPERHSSSAVTREMVLEGTKQLRAAVDRNSGQTGSYAAVLEAGKDLSKFCAGYVESIRQMRNKFAFREVISKLDSSLRELQTCPTASGGSAAQQDFTKLLSSAKEISDIVQR